A window from Citrus sinensis cultivar Valencia sweet orange chromosome 5, DVS_A1.0, whole genome shotgun sequence encodes these proteins:
- the LOC102622337 gene encoding probable disease resistance protein At4g27220 isoform X7 encodes MVESIVTVVLEVVKCLAPPTQRQLDYLRNYNENIQKLEAETESLKVEIRSIERRVFGAEKKGEKREEKVEKWLVSANKIIDEVNAKFMEDEETANKRCLKGLCPNLKARYQLSKKAETQVKDLVECREEAGRLDRISYLTYPDKVWLKSHKGYEAFGSRLSTLKCIQNALIDVNVSIVGVYGMGGVGKTTLAKEIVRQALADKLFDQIAFSEVSETVDIKKIQRDIAEDLGLAWHEETESSTASRLYEQLKNEKKILVVLDNIWKHLDLETVGIPFGDDYRGCKLLLTARDRNVLLDMDSKHNFFIDSLNEEEAWRLFKTMAGDYVENRQLKSTATDVAKGCGGLPIALATTARAMRDKTVHEWKNALRELRTPSVMNFEGLPADTYSRIELSFKYLKGEQLKKIFLLCSLMGNSIFTSDLFKYSMGLGILQGVKKMEDARNQLYALAYKLKDACLLLEGGSSEQFSMHDVVRDVGISIACRDQHVFLAKNEDVLELPDKEALENCFAISITGCRIQELPQGLECLQLEFLYISPKDSYLQINIPENFFAGMRKLRVVDFTGMQLCCLPSSIDLLVNLQTLCLHQCMLRDIAIIGKLKNLEILSFLNSDIVQLPEELGELTKLRLLDLSNCFRLKAIAPNVLSSLTRLEGLYMKNCFIEWDVERPNGGRSTARLGELLQLPRLTTLEIDVKNDSILPEGFLAKKLERFKISIGDESFKPPVLANEWFGSRRLLISNPSSLRTIKLKLSSKPICSRKLQGIQNAEYLCLDKLQGVNNVLFDMDTEGFLQLKHLHVQNNPEFSCVVDSTERVSRDAFPLLESLTLYNLINMERVCTDRLKVESFCELKTIKVGKCDELSNIFLLSSTSCFPRLQRIAVFDCDKIEEVFAIGGEPDVDNNNAVEKIEFAALKFLHLQNLPKLASFCSEVKRPNTQGSQEELTATTCSTEISLLEDKLDTSTPLFNEKVVLPSLEDLKLIGITVEKIWQNQLPAMFLCFQSLTKLIVGECHKLKCIFSTSMLRSFEQLRQLNIYNCMGLLEIISEGADQVPPCFIFPRLTFLRLRKLPELRCLYPGMHTSEWPALKMLKVFGCDKIKLFGSELSSFHGNIDKNQLHIPAQQPLLLIEKIFPSLEKLLLSGKDFRMILQGDYPQNLFGSLKYIEVVQDDSACFPLGLLEKYQNLEILYLSCTSYTEILSNEGHSEKHVGKFSQLKHLQPYKLNDLKHLWKQDSKLDSILANLEILRVYCCQNLTVLLPSSSVSFWNLTDLQVWGCKKLMNLVTSSTAKSLVRLMTMKVCGSKAMTQVVVSEEDGAEDEIVFSKLKTLSLLDLDSLTSFYSGNYTFKFPSLQDLEVIGCPKMKIFTTGELCTPPRVNVWYGEGDGECRWANDLNGTVRELHAEKMLEGSSSNLRKYDR; translated from the exons ATGGTGGAAAGCATTGTTACTGTTGTTTTAGAAGTTGTGAAATGCTTGGCTCCTCCGACACAACGCCAACTTGATTACTTGCGTAACTACAATGAAAACATTCAGAAACTGGAGGCAGAAACCGAGAGCCTGAAGGTTGAAATTAGGAGCATTGAGCGCAGAGTTTTTGGAGCcgaaaaaaaaggagaaaagagagaagagaaggtTGAGAAGTGGCTGGTTAGCGCCAACAAGATCATTGATGAGGTGAATGCCAAATTCATGGAAGATGAAGAGACTGCAAATAAGCGATGTCTCAAGGGGCTGTGTCCTAATTTGAAGGCTCGCTATCAGCTTAGCAAGAAAGCAGAGACACAGGTTAAGGACCTTGTTGAGTGCCGAGAAGAAGCCGGTCGACTTGATAGAATTTCCTACCTTACCTATCCGGACAAGGTATGGCTCAAGTCCCACAAAGGTTACGAGGCCTTTGGATCAAGGCTTTCTACTTTGAAGTGTATACAAAACGCCTTGATTGATGTTAATGTCAGCATCGTTGGAGTGTACGGCATGGGCGGCGTTGGAAAGACGACTCTAGCGAAGGAGATTGTTAGGCAAGCCTTGGCAGACAAGCTCTTTGATCAAATAGCCTTTTCAGAGGTTTCCGAAACTGTAGACATAAAAAAGATTCAGCGGGATATTGCGGAGGACTTGGGTCTCGCATGGCATGAGGAAACTGAATCTAGTACTGCGAGTAGACTGTATGAGCAGTtgaagaatgagaagaagattCTTGTGGTTCTAGATAACATATGGAAGCATCTTGATTTGGAGACTGTTGGAATTCCTTTTGGTGATGATTATAGAGGTTGTAAACTCTTGCTGACAGCAAGAGATCGTAATGTTTTGTTGGATATGGATTCTAAACATAACTTCTTTATTGACAGcttaaatgaagaagaagcttgGAGATTGTTTAAGACGATGGCGGGTGATTATGTTGAAAATCGTCAACTGAAATCTACAGCAACAGATGTAGCAAAGGGATGTGGAGGTTTGCCTATTGCCTTAGCTACAACAGCAAGGGCAATGAGAGACAAAACTGTGCATGAATGGAAGAATGCCTTGCGAGAACTTCGGACGCCGTCAGTGATGAACTTCGAAGGACTGCCGGCAGATACTTATTCAAGAATCGAGCTGAGTTTCAAGTATTTAAAAGGTGAGCAGctcaagaaaatttttctgCTTTGTAGTCTAATGGgtaattctatttttacttCAGACCTGTTTAAATACTCCATGGGTTTGGGTATACTCCAAGGAGTCAAGAAGATGGAAGATGCACGAAACCAATTATATGCATTGGCCTATAAACTTAAAGACGCTTGTTTGTTGCTTGAGGGAGGTAGCAGCGAACAATTTTCAATGCATGACGTCGTTCGCGATGTTGGTATATCAATTGCTTGCCGGGACCAACATGTATTTTTGGCAAAAAATGAGGATGTGTTGGAGCTGCCGGACAAGGAAGCACTTGAAAATTGCTTTGCGATTTCTATAACAGGTTGCCGTATTCAGGAGCTTCCTCAAGGATTGGAATGCTTGCAACTcgaatttttatatatatctcCCAAAGACTCTTACCTTCAAATCAATATTCCTGAGAACTTTTTTGCAGGGATGCGGAAGCTTAGAGTTGTAGATTTTACTGGGATGCAATTATGTTGCTTGCCATCTTCGATTGATCTCTTAGTAAATCTTCAAACACTATGTTTGCATCAATGCATGTTGAGAGACATAGCTATTATTGGAAAGTTGAAGAATCTGGAAATCCTTAGCTTTTTAAATTCAGATATTGTGCAGTTGCCTGAAGAACTAGGTGAATTGACTAAGCTAAGGTTGTTAGATTTATCCAATTGTTTCCGGCTAAAAGCTATTGCACCCAATGTCCTATCAAGCTTAACTCGATTGGAAGGACTCTACATGAAAAATTGCTTTATCGAATGGGATGTTGAAAGACCCAATGGTGGAAGAAGTACTGCCAGGCTTGGTGAGTTGTTGCAATTGCCTCGACTGACCACTCTAGAAATAGATGTCAAAAATGATAGTATTTTACCAGAAGGCTTTTTggcaaaaaaattagaaaggtTCAAAATATCAATAGGAGATGAGTCATTCAAGCCTCCCGTGCTTGCGAATGAATGGTTCGGTAGTCGGCGGCTTTTGATCAGTAATCCTTCGAGTTTAAGAACCATAAAGCTGAAGCTTAGCTCAAAGCCTATTTGCTCGAGGAAATTGCAGGGCATCCAGAATGCTGAATACTTGTGTTTGGACAAGCTGCAAGGTGTGAATAATGTTCTTTTCGATATGGACACTGAGGGCTTTCTACAGTTGAAGCATCTCCATGTTCAAAATAATCCTGAATTCTCGTGTGTTGTTGACTCAACGGAGAGGGTATCTCGCGATGCCTTTCCTCTTTTGGAGTCACTTACTCTTTACAATTTGATTAACATGGAGAGGGTGTGTACTGATCGACTCAAAGTAGAGTCTTTCTGTGAACTTAAAACCATAAAAGTGGGAAAATGTGATGAGTTGAGTAATATCTTCTTGCTGTCTTCCACAAGCTGCTTTCCCAGACTTCAGAGGATTGCAGTTTTTGATTGCGATAAGATTGAAGAGGTCTTTGCAATTGGTGGAGAACCAGATGTCGACAACAATAATGCGGTGGAGAAGATAGAGTTTGCagcattaaaatttttacatcTGCAAAATCTTCCGAAGCTTGCAAGTTTTTGCTCTGAAGTAAAGAGACCAAATACACAAGGGTCGCAAGAGGAATTGACAGCTACTACTTGCTCGACCGAAATCAGTTTGTTGGAGGACAAGCTTGATACTTCGACACCGCTTTTCAACGAGAAG gTTGTGCTCCCCAGCTTGGAGGATTTGAAGCTGATTGGAATTACTGTCGAAAAGATTTGGCAAAATCAACTTCCAGCCATGTTTCTTTGCTTTCAAAGTTTAACTAAATTGATCGTGGGGGAGTGtcacaaattaaaatgtatattttcGACTTCTATGCTCAGAAGCTTTGAACAACTCCGACAGCTGAATATATACAACTGTATGGGTTTGCTTGAGATTATTTCCGAAGGAGCAGATCAAGTGCCACCTTGTTTTATCTTTCCGCGGCTGACATTTCTAAGACTACGTAAACTACCAGAACTTAGATGTTTATATCCTGGAATGCATACTTCGGAATGGCCGGCACTAAAAATGTTGAAGGTCTTTGGTTGTGACAAAATAAAGTTATTCGGTTCCGAATTATCTAGCTTCCATGGAAACATTGATAAGAATCAGCTTCATATCCCAGCGCAACAGCCCCTGTTGTTGATCGAAAAG ATCTTCCCCAGCTTGGAGAAACTCCTATTAAGTGGAAAGGATTTTAGGATGATTTTGCAGGGTGATTACCCACAAAACCTATTTGGCAGTCTTAAATACATTGAGGTTGTGCAAGATGACTCAGCTTGTTTTCCACTTGGTTTACTTGAGAAATATCAAAATCTGGAAATCCTCTATCTGAGTTGTACTTCATACACAGAGATATTATCAAATGAAGGACACTCGGAGAAGCATGTGGGCAAGTTCTcacaattaaaacatttacagCCGTACAAACTGAATGATCTGAAGCACCTGTGGAAACAAGACTCCAAACTAGACTCCATTCTTGCAAATCTTGAAATTCTACGGGTATATTGTTGTCAAAATCTGACTGTTCTATTGCCATCATCATCGGTATCGTTTTGGAATCTAACAGATCTGCAAGTTTGGGGTTGCAAGAAATTGATGAATTTGGTAACATCCTCCACAGCAAAGAGTCTAGTGCGCCTCATGACAATGAAGGTGTGTGGGAGCAAAGCAATGACACAAGTGGTGGTAAGTGAGGAAGATGGAGCAGAAGATGAAATTGTTTTCAGCAAATTGAAGACGTTGTCTCTGCTTGATTTAGATAGCCTCACAAGTTTCTACTCTGGCAATTACACCTTCAAATTCCCATCTCTACAAGATTTAGAAGTGATTGGTTGTCCCAAGATGAAGATTTTCACTACAGGAGAATTATGTACACCGCCGAGAGTAAACGTGTGGTACGGAGAGGGAGATGGTGAATGTCGCTGGGCTAACGACCTTAACGGTACGGTACGAGAGTTACATGCTGAAAAG atGTTGGAGGGGTCGTCATCTAACTTGAGGAAGTACGATAGGTGA